TGCAGTTTGCGGGCCTTCAACTTCAGTAAATTTCAGGTTCTTCGGATTCGCGCTAATGTCTTTCAATGCAGAAAGGTGATTGTTACTGTCTTTCAGCTCAATCAATTTGGCTTGTTGCAATAGCAATAAAGCACGCCCTTGATTGACAGGATCATTCGGAATCGCAACAGTTGCACCATTCGGAAGTTCATCAAAACTTTTATATTTTTTTGAATACAGTCCAACATGCGAAGCCGCACCCGCAGCAAATGACTTTAATTTAAAGCCAGTTTCTTTAATGGCATTATCCAAAAAAGGCTGATGCTGGAAAAAGTTTGCATCGATATCCCCATGATTCAAAGTGATGTTTGGGGTATTCCAGTCGGAAAACTCGACCAATTTGACATTCAAACCTTGCTGTTTGGCTTCATCCGCTGCAACTTGCAGTGGATGGGCAAAAGAAGGACTAATCCCAATCACCAGTTCACTGCTATGGTGCTGTCTTTGTTTATTCCAAATCAATAAAGCAATAATTGCGACAACAACGACAAGGCCAATACCCAACCATTTTTTAGAGGCTGTTTGAGCCATATATTTCTCCAATTCTTTTCTTAAATGTTAAGCGCTAATTTCTTCAATTATTTTTAGCTCATCTGCGTGGTTATGCGTTCTACATCGGAATTGATCAGCAGGATGGCTTGCGGCTAAAAGATCGCCTTGGGCAA
This genomic stretch from Acinetobacter sp. C32I harbors:
- a CDS encoding MetQ/NlpA family ABC transporter substrate-binding protein, with the translated sequence MAQTASKKWLGIGLVVVVAIIALLIWNKQRQHHSSELVIGISPSFAHPLQVAADEAKQQGLNVKLVEFSDWNTPNITLNHGDIDANFFQHQPFLDNAIKETGFKLKSFAAGAASHVGLYSKKYKSFDELPNGATVAIPNDPVNQGRALLLLQQAKLIELKDSNNHLSALKDISANPKNLKFTEVEGPQTARAIDDVDLAFGYPHYLRLAKTADPESALLFDDNTNKRYAILFVVRDDYQDKDNKLQKFVEIYQNSPKVKAALDSDFGPTLWFPGWK